The genome window TTCTTCTTCACTAATGATCAAGAACATTACCAGTCTGAAATGGAGAAAGTGAATGGTGTGGGGGCCAGAGGCCTCTTATTGGACTCCAAGATCCGAGAAAGAAAACATGGGCACAAGTGAATCCAGGCCTGCTGATTACATACTGATAATCTCAATATGTGCATCAAAGAGACACATGACAGAAACTTCCTACCTTGAAGGCCCAAAATAACTTTCTTGCTTACCTGTGTCATCTTACTGAAGTCGAGGCCTGGCCTAGGGCAGGGCAGAACATCTGGGTCATGGCGCCTCTTCAGGCGAGGTTTGCGCATGTCGCAGGGCTGCGAGTGGCATCGCGGGAGCGCTGGGTGCAGGCCGCGCCTAGAGGAGGATGGCGTGCTGCAGGCTGAAGTGGGAGATGGAGACAGGGCTGGGTGTTCCATGCCAGAGCAGCCATACATCAGAGCAGAAGCAGGGGAAGGCTGCGGGGGGAGAAGCACCACAGAGGCATCCTGAATGTGCACAGGGGAGAGGGAGAAGCGCCGCTGCAGCACTGAATGAGAAACCAGGGGGGCTGgtgaggaagagcaggaggaaggAGTAGCAAAGGAGGCAGAACAGGCTCCTTTAAGTTTGTCACAGGGGTCCCATGAGAAGCTCCATGGTAATGGGGAGTCAGAGGACAGAGCTAAGCTAAAGAAGGTAGGACTAGAAGATGAGTGTAGGGAGGAAGAGGTGAAAGAGGAACTAGGACCACAAAGTGGCAAAGAGCTGGCTCCAGAGCTTGAACTAGATGCTCCTCCACTTTGGCACCCACGTTTGACTGGGGTCCAAACCTTGGATGCACTAGGATGCCAGGTAGAGCGACACCGAGACAGGTCCTCTGGAACAGAGAGGGACCGGCAGTGGCGTtttggaggtggtggtggaggtgagCTTTGGAAAGCTTTGCTTGAAAAAGAAACTTCTGGTCTCTGGAGATGTTCTCCAGAGTGGGAATGAGGCCATGGGGAGTCTAATCCACAGGAATCATCCAGATTGTTGGCTTTGGATGATTGGTGTGTAGCTGAGCTGGTCTCTGAAAACGCCAAAAGAAAGTCATGAAACTGCTGACTTTGCTGATTTCAGCaccaaaatgttgcaaaaactGTACTTAAAATCAATGAACTTGCCTTGTGTTGATCTAGAAGCACTCCACGAGACAGTGGGACTGGAGCCCACTACAGGTAATGACTGAAACAGAAACATAagaacttaaattaaaaaaaacagaaccaaTAAAACTAAGTACAAAGAAAAATGGCCTTAAACAAAAGGACAAGATTTAGTTTTATATCCAACTCACCACATTCACATTGAATGAGAAAGCCTTGTAATAAGGCTCTTCCAAACTCTGCTTACGGAGCTGCTCTGTGATAAGTGTCACCATATTTGTAGCTACGATCCGGGGACAGACATGGAGATGGAGGAGATTTACCGAGGGCAGTGGAAATTGTTTTAGTCAGAATCGTGGCGTGGTTTGTGGTGTCCCCCCTCACACCTCAACCAGCCAGACTGACCAGCTTTCTTACTATGCCACGGTCATTTCTTTGCCACCTAGAGGGACAGATCAGAAGGGATCCTTGTGAAACAATGTCAATGATTAACTGAATCTGGTCACAATCATTGCAGAAAAAGCACTTCATTGAACAATAGCTTATAAATGGCAAGGCAGATCCATTAGGCTGGATAGGAGTGCAAAATCTGCCACTGCAGGTTGTCCTCCAACATGCTGTTATGGTGCAGAAAGGCCTTATTCCTGGTAAAATTTGTATTGACCACATATCAACATACTACGACACAAGACCCAGGCTGGGATATGCATGCTGCCTCATCATTcacacatgaaaaacagaagTTCATGTTCACAAAGGCAGAGAGCACACATGGACATGGAGACAGAACAAAGAAACACTTCACATTCCATCATGCACAGTGGACATGGCCATTTCTTATAGGAACTACAAACATGGACTAGgaaatttaaaagaaattgaGTATGTTGGAAGTGAAAACCTTTGGGGCAAAACCATGGCAGTTAAAGCCAGTTGGGTCCAATAAAGAGTTGTGAGTTTTGAAGTGAATGGAAGGGGGAGGGAAAGAGGAAAAGGGCAAGGATGGGGGAAGTGTGTGAAAAATGAATGGGGATAGGGGTTGGAAGCATGCCATAGTATCTTTGCAATGGGGACAAAGAGCAGTGACCAGGTCTTAAGGGTTTATATTACCAACGCAAAACCAAAATGGTGTGATGTACCAAGAGTGCAGAGGGCCACAGGGCCTGCATGCCCCTTTCTTTATACAAGATTCCTTTGATATATCCTTTGCATGCAAATAGCACTGAGGTTACTTTTAGGATTTAATAGTTATCCACAAAAATTTAAGGATTAACCTGCACTACCAGCAAACTTTTGCACAGCACAAACATGTACATTTCAAACTGAAACTAATACAGAAAGACAATATAAACACTATCCACTTCATTAAAACAGAACATGACATTTTAGCATGTAAAAGCGCATAGCACCCAACAACAAGTGCACAACTAATGCTGATACCCTAACCAGACATTATACAACATAATCATACAAGGTTAAACAGTACCAACTTTTCATTATGCGTTTTAAATCGAAATCAAAATTCTTGATATAGCTTTTCACTCCTACAATATCATTAAAAGAGACGGTTTTAACACTTTCTGTTGGATGTGGCCTCCAGGGCCTTCCTCCTTGTGGCAAACATGGTGCTACATTGCTAGCCTCGTTCCACATGCCAGAAGACAGGCTACCTCGCCGGCACAGGGGCACAGGCTGAACCTCATCCTGGAGCAGCAGCCACTGTTTAAAACTCAGCACCCCACTGACTCCATTTGCTTAGAAACAGCCAACAGCAGTGCTGTAAAACACCAGCTGATTTAAAACTTTGACATCACTTCAATCTTGGTTTCAAACTTTAATGTTGACGTTAAAACAAATGAATGATATAACCTCATAACAACAAGCGAACACATGTAGCACAAAGCACTATTAAGTTAGGTTAACCAAGTAGCTCTTGCCTGTGGATACTTTCCGTCTTGTCTAATATGCAAATGAACAAATAAGTTGAAGGCAGTGTCGCACAGCTTGCCCTTATCTAAAAAAACCCTCTGTGTTAGCTAATTAAAAGCCTGATGCTATCTTCTACATTAGCTGCAGAACAACGGGTTGTCATTGACAATGTAAGACTTACTAACGCCGGACTAGATTTACTGGCTCAATCGGATACAGACTTTTGCTGGTGATCATAAGTATATAGTAAGCTAGCTCAGCAACACGATGCAGCCCGTGGAACAGTTAAGTTATCAGTCGGTGCTGTTAGCTAGCTGACAGGATAACAAACGTCCTGACTAACGCTACTAGTTGGCTTACATTTGCTCTGCTACCGGTTAATGGCTTGTCATTGTATTCGGTTGCAGCTATGACTCGTTAGACTACTATATTAAAAGGGGCGTTGGTAAAGTCAGCGTTTTggccgataatgtaataattagtTGTAGCATTAGCTTGGTTGCGCAGTCTGTTTGTAAGCTAGCATGCTACAGCTGTCCTGATGTATTACCTGCATTCAATGGTTCCTTAGCAACCGAAGCTGCACACAGTGCACCGGATAGAGAGCAGTATAGCGGAGTATTTATAGCCTTTGGACCATACCAATACAGAGGGGTTTTGAAGACACTGCCTCAAACATCGCATTTGTGTAAATCCCGCGATACTCTATAAAGCACACCATTTTCCAAtatgatatttattcattttggttTTACCAATCAAACAACACTTTTATCAACAAAATGCTGCACTTATTTTTGACGTCTTTATCCCGTCCCACACTTGGACCCTTCTAAATAAAGCGACAGCATGAAATCAAAGCTGACCAAACCAATAGGACCAAACAGTGTTTTAGAGACGTTAAaacgttgttttgtttttttaatacatagaataaaaaataatgccatTACAATTTAAAAGGCGGTCTATATTTGCAATAGAGTAACAGCTACACTTTCATGCAGAAGATTAACCTAGGTGAACCCAGAAATGTAGCATGGACGCATGCGCGGTCGATGTCCAGACTTGGCAAAATAATAACCCCAAACTACAACTACCACTGTCATTGCGGAGCTCTTCCTTCATATGTTCAGTAGTTGTTAGTGTTACGCACAGAGAGAACCCAAAGAGAATATGGCATTCCAAAAAATCAGGAAAGAAGAAACTCTCTCAATGAGGAAGAGATTAATCGGGTATGTAAAACTGAAACTGACTGgcattgtgttgttttcttgATAGACATATTGTGTCCGCGCAAAAAAGTTGCTGACACGTAGTTGTTTCTTTGATCGCAGGCAGTCATGCAGACTATTTTATTCAGATGACCCTGTGAAAATAGTGAGAGCGAGAGGCCAATATCTATTCGATGAAAATGGGCAGCGCTATCTGGATTGCATCAGTAACGTTCATCATGGTAAACCGTTTTATAACCCAGTGCATAGTTCAAAGTTATTACCTTTATAAAACACAGTTTGTTACACAGTTATACGTGTTAGTAACATACAGTGCTGTTTCTTTTGTAGTGGGCCACTGTCACCCCAGCATTACACAGGCTGCAGTGGCACAGATGGACCTCCTGAACACAAATACAAGATTCCTGCACGACAACATTATAATGTATGCAGACCGCCTGGCTGCCACCCTGCCTGAGAAACTGTGTGTCTTCTACTTTGTCAACTCTGGGTAAGcaactctctcacacacatacattcctGAAGTGCCATTTCAGTGATTTTACGTCTGTTCTTCTGGCAGTTCAGAGGCCAATGATCTTGCCCTACGCTTGGCACATCAGTACACTCAACATGAGGATGTCATTGTGCTTGACCAGTAAGTATTCTGTTCAACTGCAACACATTCACCCTCTGACAATACACCTGCCCATCAATTACCATGAACTCTCCTTTTACACTAGTGCATACCATGGGCATCTAATGTCCCTCATCGACATTAGTCCTTACAAGTTCCGGAAACTGGCAGGACAGAAAGAATGGGTTCATGTGGTGTGTAAATTAAATGTCCATTATTACACAAACTGGTGATGGCAGTGGACTCCTGCATATCTGAGAGAATGTGTCACATCCTCCTAGGCACCCTTACCAGACACCTACAGAGGCATGTACAGAGAGGATCACCCCAACCCTGGCCAAGCATATGCTGATACTGTAAAAGATCTAATAGAGGAGGTGCACGGGAAAGGTCGCAAGGTAGTTTAAGTTTTTTTGCAGCCTGAAAAGAAATCTGTAACATGCATGACTACAGATATTGCATAAAGCTGTAAAATACATGACTGATGCATGACACTTATATAACTACCTTTTCTCACTAGATTTCTGCCTTCTTTGCTGAATCATTGCCAAGTGTTGGAGGACAAATCATTTTGCCCCAAGGATACTCAGCTAAAGTTGCAGAGTAAGTGATGTATCATTTTTCAGATCCTGTTCTCGTTTAGCTGAATATACAACAATAATGACATGTTGCATCTTGTTGCAAGACACATTCGCGCAGCTGGTGGAGTGTTTGTGGCGGACGAGGTGCAGACAGGCTTTGGACGTGTGGGGAGTCACTTCTGGGCTTTCCAGCTGCAGGGGGACGGATTCTGTCCTGACATAGTGACAATGGGGAAACCAATGGGCAATGGGCATCCCTTGGCATGTGTGGCAACCACTGCAGAGATAGCTGGAGCTTTCACAGCTAATGGAGTGGAATACTTCAATACGGTGACTATACACTGGCCTCAACACAATATGAATAAAGGCTCCCTTGATATCTCCCAGCTTCAGAGACAGCCAGACACATGCCTGTTTGTTACACCATATAGATAAATCATGGTATTGGTGTAAGTGTTTTTTAggtaaaaaatcaaaaataatgtttttccaTGTGTATTTTCTTGTGGTGGTTATATTGATCACTTACCACTGTGTGAGAACAGTTCTTCATaagttataatataatatattgacTTATGCTTTTAagcaaaacaaattatttttaaaaataacatttatttttaaatcagtttgCACTACCCCTGGTTAAATGCATatatcaagataaaaaattGTTGTCTCTAACTTCATCCAGTTTGGGGGGAATCCAGTGTCCTGTACTATTGGTCTGGCCGTACTTGATGTGATAGAAAAAGAGGACCTAAGAGGAAACGCCACAAGGGTGGGAGAGCATCTCAAAGATTTGCtcaaaaaactacaaacaagACATCAAGTAATTGGCGATGTCAGGTAAGGATGCATTGACTAGTGCACTCAGGCCCATAACACTCATAAAGGCGGATGCTGATGAGACAtcttgtcagtgtgtgtgtgtacagagctCCATCTACAGCTCTCTGACTTACAAATGTTGTGCTGGAACATCTTTTAGAACTATTAACTCTTCTGCACTCATTTTTTCTGGATGGATATTACATTGTAAGGGAATTTTAAGCATTCAGTATATCCTTAAACAAACTACTTAAATAGAAGTGTTATTTTTTATGGAAGCCTCCTTTCAGAGCAGACATTTCAACTTGTCatagtaggaaaagcacaggtgttatCAATGAAATGTTACTTTTAGATTTTCACTCTAAAGCTGTGCTTTTCTTCTTGTGACATTAAATTCTGTAAAAAGGGCATATATTAGGCATTTGCTTTTTCTTAGCCAAGAGTCAAAAATTGAGCTTGTTTTCCTGTCTTGAAAATACTTAGCACAGCTGGAGGAGGGAAAAGATTacataaaaacagcaataaCTTACTTTGAACACATACCCACTGCAAGCTTCTAGCTAcattaaacaatatttaattaatcaaGTATTTTTATCACTGCCTTACAAACTAACAAATGCACTATATTGATTTACATCAATCAGAACTGCATGCAGGGACTTGCTTTAAAATCAATCTGTAAACATCTGAAAACTAATGGGATTCAATGTTGAGGTGTCTTAAATCATTTTGgagtttgttttaataattatttgtatccattttttttttcttacagaggTGTTGGACTGTTTGTAGGTCTTGAGTTGGTTAAAGACAGGAAGCAGAAGACTCCTgccacagaaacagcagcactGGTGGTGAAAAGGTACTGGACTCTAATGCAATACATCAGTTATGTTACAGTTTAAATGCACACTACCaacaacttatttttttgtgcatgCGTCTCTGATTGGTAATTGTCACTTTAACATTAGATTAAAAGAAGAGGATAAAATCTGCGCCAGTACAGACGGCCCCTGGGAAAGCGTTGTGAAGTTCAAACCTCCCATGTGTTTCAGTATGGAGGATGCAGAGCTGGTGGTACAATGTATCGACCGCATCCTCACAGGTTAGTTACACAAACACCACCTTACGTTTACAGATGCTGCTTCAGGATCGTTTGAGAAAAAAGCATTCAATAAGGTTGAACACTGTGAAAGATGTCTATAAAGACTTAAGACCCCACATTtatattttggttttaaaataaCTTGTTAAATTGTCTTGTTCTCACAGACATGGAAGCCAGTGACATTTAAACTGGAAAAGGAAGACATCTAAGGTTTGTCAAACCTGTAGAAAAGCTTTTAATTGCATCAGACATTGTCAGATGGTCACATTCATAAAGTTCAGAGGTAGAGATGTGAATGTCTGTACTTGAAGTTCCaatatatcaaacatgtttattcAAGTCACTTAGAACATGTTGCCACCTTCCACTCAGCACCAACTACTGTGGGGACTTTATGAAATAGACTTTGGACTGACGTATCAGTTAATATTTGTAGGTTTTTATATGAAAGTTTATcattgtacttttttctttccCAGGTGTTCAGAGCCATTTTAAAAGGCATCACTTCAATGAATTCATCCAATTGCaggttattatatttttcattatgcCAGCTACAGCACATCATAACCACCTGAGACTCATCAAACAAGA of Centropristis striata isolate RG_2023a ecotype Rhode Island chromosome 12, C.striata_1.0, whole genome shotgun sequence contains these proteins:
- the phykpl gene encoding 5-phosphohydroxy-L-lysine phospho-lyase produces the protein MAFQKIRKEETLSMRKRLIGQSCRLFYSDDPVKIVRARGQYLFDENGQRYLDCISNVHHVGHCHPSITQAAVAQMDLLNTNTRFLHDNIIMYADRLAATLPEKLCVFYFVNSGSEANDLALRLAHQYTQHEDVIVLDHAYHGHLMSLIDISPYKFRKLAGQKEWVHVAPLPDTYRGMYREDHPNPGQAYADTVKDLIEEVHGKGRKISAFFAESLPSVGGQIILPQGYSAKVAEHIRAAGGVFVADEVQTGFGRVGSHFWAFQLQGDGFCPDIVTMGKPMGNGHPLACVATTAEIAGAFTANGVEYFNTFGGNPVSCTIGLAVLDVIEKEDLRGNATRVGEHLKDLLKKLQTRHQVIGDVRGVGLFVGLELVKDRKQKTPATETAALVVKRLKEEDKICASTDGPWESVVKFKPPMCFSMEDAELVVQCIDRILTDMEASDI
- the LOC131981274 gene encoding protein FAM53C-like yields the protein MVTLITEQLRKQSLEEPYYKAFSFNVNVSLPVVGSSPTVSWSASRSTQETSSATHQSSKANNLDDSCGLDSPWPHSHSGEHLQRPEVSFSSKAFQSSPPPPPPKRHCRSLSVPEDLSRCRSTWHPSASKVWTPVKRGCQSGGASSSSSGASSLPLCGPSSSFTSSSLHSSSSPTFFSLALSSDSPLPWSFSWDPCDKLKGACSASFATPSSCSSSPAPLVSHSVLQRRFSLSPVHIQDASVVLLPPQPSPASALMYGCSGMEHPALSPSPTSACSTPSSSRRGLHPALPRCHSQPCDMRKPRLKRRHDPDVLPCPRPGLDFSKMTQIGNHESLMCGKGGCIVPGSSQAEQHSAFSPAEFLGRASIGPLSESEEEEEEEEEEEEEEDKRKRTAVDGGQKIVFERDCTELDLNLIEEN